In Risungbinella massiliensis, the genomic stretch TTATCTGAGCGAATTGATCCATGATGGTGCAAAAGAGTTACAGGCTCACGAGGTAATCGCGATTATTTTCAACTTAATCGTTACTAGTTATGAGACGATAGTAAGCCTTCTTACATGCTCCGTTGTAGCCTTACATGATTTCCCTAGTCAGAAGAGATTGCTTCAGGAACATAGACACCTAATAGATTCTGCTATAGAAGAATTTTTGCGATACTGTACACCTATCGTATTAACCCGAGATCGATGGGTATCTCGCAATCTTATATTTAGGGGGAAGACGCTTTATAGAGGAGACTATCTCTTTTTAGCGTTAGGTTCAGCAAATCGGGATGAGCAAGTGTTTCAAAATGCAAACAAACTTTGGTTGTCACGTAATCCTAATCCGCATATAGCATTTGGTAAAGAAAAAAATTTCTGTGCGGGTGGCTCGTTTATTCGACTATTAATGAAGGAGGTATTACAACAACTATATCGAGAATTCCCAAGATTACGACTAGGAGTACGTAAAGAAAAATTGGTTTTACGACCTGGAACTTTTGTTCGATCCTATTCAGTTCTTCCAGTTATTTTAAAATAAGGAATAAAAATAGTATAAGGTGTCCGATAGTCTGAAGGGATTTGGATGGGATTCAAAATAAAATAACGTTACAAAATAAATGATAGAAAATGGTAATGTAGTTAAATCTAAAGGGAAAGAATGATTTTGAAAGGACTAGCAGGTAGGAGGATATAAAAATGATAGGTGCAAGCCCGTTTGTGTATGTTGCAAATGTGAAAGAATCAATCGAAAACTATCAACGTATTTTTGGTGGAGAAATCAAAATCCTGAATGAGCATAACCGGAAAGATGCTGCATGCTGAATTGCACCTCGGTAGTAGTCTCATTCATTTTTCTGATACATATGGGAGAATACCAACCAGTGAGAATGTGTGTATTATTTTGCAATTAGAGAGCGAAGAGGAGATCAGAAAAGTATATGATTCCTTGATTAAGGAAGGCGGAACAATCAAAGTTGAACTGGTTGATACGTTTTTCGATGCTTTACATGGGCAAGTAATCGATCAGAAAAAATTAATTGGATTCTCAATTGGTTTAAAAGAGCCTCCTAATTAAGGTCTGACTAATTAAGGTCTGAAAGTAAAAGTATACTTATTTCCAAAAAGCACTTTATTAGAGTGCTTTTTGTTTTATTGACTAAAGTAGTTGTTTCGCATATTTTTAAGCAACAAAAGTACCAACCCTATATTAAGGACAAAAATAGAGCTAAATAGGACGATTATAGAGGCTGTTTTTGTTTGTTTTCTCTATAACGTTACAAAAGAATTATTTTGTAACGTTATATAAGGTTTTTTTCTGTAGTATTTTGCCGTTTTTTCGTAAGTCTCATCTCTTTTTTGTCAGTTTCTCGCATCTCATTACAAAAAGTTAACTATAGTATTGAGAAATAAAAGAAAAACTAAATTATTTTTTATGGATACGACTTGTGGATCAACTCCTGATAATAGCTAATTCCATAGTTTCTTTACGATTCGTTATTTAATACTTTTCCTTATTAATAGTTTCACCCACCCCTTTCCCGATTATAGAATATTCATTCTATTACCCATAGTTCTTTGTCATAAATTATCTGAAAATTTATATTTTATTTGACTTTTCTTATTAAAGACAAGTACACTAAATCAAGAAACTTTTAATATCGAAGTATTTTCATTTGTAGTTTGGAGGAACACGGAAAATAATGAATAAAAATATGTTGTTTTTAGAAGCGGCAAGTTTTATATATTCTTGCTATGATGAATTAGGAAAGGATTTGCATGAGACTCAACGAAGAGTTGAGGAAGTAAAAAAAGAAATTGAAGCAACAGGACACTATGAACATACATATGAAGAGTTAGCACATGGGGCAAAAATGGCATGGCGAAACTCAAATCGTTGTATTGGACGATTATTTTGGAACCGGCTAGATGTATTTGATGCACGTGAACTCGATAATGCAGAAGACGTCTATCACTCTTTATTAGACCACATTCAATATGCAACAAATGACGGAGAGATCCGACCATGCATAACTGTTTATAAACCAGAACAACAAAATGGACAAGTACCTGTTCGTATCTGGAATCATCAATTGGTTCGCTATGCAGGATATGAAACAGATCAAGGAATTATTGGTGACTCCGCCTCAGTTGAATTTACGAAAGTTTGTTTGGAGTTGGGATGGCAAGGTGAAGGAACTCACTTCGATATTCTCCCCCTCGTAATTCAGATGAATGAAGGACAACCTCAATATTTTGATATCCCAAAAGATATGGTACTGGAGGTACCGATTCAACATCCTGAGTTAGATCTATTTCAAGACTTTCCAGTGAAATGGTATGCTGTTCCTATTATTTCGGAAATGCGCATGGAAATAGGCGGGATTAACTATGTAGCAGCTCCATTCAACGGATGGTATATGGGTACCGAGATTGGAGCTAGAAACTTATCCGATGATAATCGTTATAATCTTTTACCGGTTGTAGCAAAGGAAATGGGTCTAGATACAAGCTCAAGCTCTTCTTTGTGGAAAGATAAAGCTTTAGTCGAACTAAATGTGGCTGTGTTGCATTCTTTCCGTAAGCTTGGAGTCACCATAGTAGACCATCATACTGCAGCTCAACAGTTCAAAGCATTTGAAAAAAATGAAGATAAATCTGGACGAGCCACTACAGGCGACTGGACATGGCTAATCCCACCAGTCTCCCCTGCTACTACTCATATCTTCCACCGTGGATACGATAATAAAGATCAAAAACCAAACTACTATTATCAACCAGTTCCATACAAGTAGTAAAAAAGAGATCAGCTACTATTTGCTGATCTCTTTTTAATGCAATGGAGAATTAATTTTTTTACACTGTATTAATCTTTTGGTCTTTCAAAAATCAATTCATAATACCGTGGGTTCCCTCCTCTACTTGGCGCAAAGATTTGAACGAATCTCCATCCTTGACTTGCCTGTTCTGCTTAGAATCTAAGCGGATGAAGCTTATATTCAAACATATTGAAATCCCTCTCTTTCTATCTTGTAGTGGCTTCTCTAAGACACCTGGTAGTTGAAATAATCAAATATAACAACTAGCTATAGAGAAATAGAGTTTAATATTTAACTGGTAATTCTGTAACTCCTCTTATTAAAATACCAGGACGGTACTTTATTTCTTCTACTGGTACAGCTAACTCTAAATTAGGCATTTTGTTAATCAGTGTTCGAAACACTATTTCTCCTTCTAATCTTGCTAGAGGTGCTCCCAAACAAACATGGATTCCATGCCCAAATGCCATATGTTTATTAGGAGTTCTCGAAATATCAAAGACATCTCCATTTGTGACAAGATTTTCATCTCGGTTAATCGATCCAAGTACTAAGAAGACCGTCTCCCCTTTGCTGATCTGTTCACCTCCAAGTACAAGATCTTCTTTTGCCCATCTGGTAGTTGCTACCTCTACAGGGCTGTAGTACCGTAAAACCTCTTCGACTGCATTAGGAATCAAATCCGGATTTTCTTTTAACTTCTCCCATTGCTCTCGGTTTTCCATAAAGGCTAAAACACCATTGCCAATGAGATTTACAGTAGTCTCATGTCCGGCGATGATAAGGAGAAAAATCATTGCGTATAATTCCTTCTCATTTAACTTATCTCCCTCCTCTTCTGCTCGGATCCAAGAAGCGATTAAATCATCACGGAGATCCCTTTTTCGCTCAGCTACTAAATCTTTTATATAATCAAAAAACGCTTGGTAGTGAGGTTGTGCTTTCTGGATTGACTTAGGATCATTGAGAGCCTCTATAATGGTATTAGACCACATCTTAAACTGTTCATGGTCGTCACTTGGAACTCCTAGCATCTTAGCGATCACCAAAAATGGTAAGGGAAATGCAAAGTCTCGAATCAGGGAAAACTCTTTGGTTCCCCGTTTTTCGATTTGAGCTATTAATTTATTAGCTAATGCCTCAATTATTTCTTTGCGAGCTTTAATTGCTTGAGGGGTAAAAGACGGTTGTACTAATCTTCGGATTCGCGTATGATCTGGCGGATCAGTATTTAACATATGACTCATGATAATTTCCCGATAGTTATCGTGGTGTGCGTTTATAATGCTATTTTCAAGAAATACGTGAGGATCTTTAATAAAGCGAGGGTCCTTCACTACTTCTAAAGCGTGTTGGTAGGTAGTAACAAACCACGCTTGATTTCCATCTGGCATTTTTGCAGGATACACTGGTCTATTTTTACGAATTTGGGCATAGAAAAAATGGGCGTGTTTTTTGAATTCTGGCGAAAAGACGTTGAAAGTTGTCTTCAATAAACTCGCTCCTTCTCTTTAAAAAAGAATATATTTACATTATAACTTAAGATCTTTATAACAATTAGGAATTTTCGTAAAGAAGATTTATTATTCTTTTTCTAAGATGTTTTCCCTTCTAGCAACATCTTTGTTTCGAATGCCAATATCATTGATCAATACGGTACCTTTTTTCGATCGATCGAAAACAAAACTGATATTGCTCAATTGATCTGGATCAAAATTTGGGTTTACCTTTTGAAAATCGGCCAATCGAAATGAAAAATTTTGAAACACAGGTTCCTTTGTTGGTGAAAAAGAAGTAAATGGCCATTTAATAATTTTCCCTTCCAACATTGGGAGTAAATGAGTTACACTGCTGAGCGGAAGAGTTGCTTGGTCGCCATTTTTATCAACAACTTTTATAGTTAAATCGATAAGTGAATCGTTCTCTTCACTACTCTTCTCATCATCAGCGTTGGCCATTGAAAAGACAACGGAACTATTATTCCGTACATCAAGTTGGCTATTCGTCAAATCAGCCGTATAGCTGGGGACATTAGATGTTTTTTCATGGTTCCACTCGAGACGTACCGCGCTGTACAATTCAGAAGTGAACTTCATCTCGACCTTTTCTTCCTTCCATGCCTTCAGATTCTCCCCTATTAGCCTTCCGCCCGTAAGAGTTGTACTCTCTAGATTGATATCTTCATCGAAAGAACTAATTAGTTCCGTATGAGAATCCCAGTAGTTACTAATGTACATTGTATCTGGAAGCCATCGTTGAGCGTAACCGATATCTTGAAAGATTTGTTTGTACTCGTTTTTTCCTTTTATCGTTGCATCTAAGAAGGATGAAATGAGTACCTTGGCCGCCTGTTGCTGCTCTTCTTGTGACATTAGCTGACCGATATTGTATAGTTTATTTCCGAGTCCTACACCATCGATTTTTCCCCATTTACTGTTAAACTGACCGTGGTTTGCCCTGTAAATGTATACTGATGATTTGAAATAATCACTACCACCGGAAAAATTGATCCGGCTATATTGGCTGGCACTGTCAAACGAGCTGACATCCATATCATGAGAGCCTTGTATCGCCAAATAATTCAAATCTTTTAAGAAAATTGGCTTTCCCGTAGGTTTGTATTGCTGATCAGTGCCTGCAATCGAAATAACGGAACGGATCCCAAAATGATAGTTGAACTTGATATTCCCATTTTCAGGATTAGCATCTAATTGATTGAATGCAGTAGCGACCGTAACCGCTTCGCCACCCCGAGAATGGCCGATGAGCGCAATTCGACTCATATCCACTTTTTCGAAGAAGGGAGTTGACTTGATTTTGTTCCATTTTTCCCAAGTTTTGAGATGCTCCAGTATTAGCCAACCCCTGGCTAAATTTTCTTGCTCCAACACACGAAACATAAACAAATCATCATAAGGTGATGTATTGAGGAAATTTTGATCGATCGATACAAAGATATAACCACGACTTGCTAGAAGTTTGCCTAAATATTCGTATCCTGGATCAGAATAGTCAGTTGCAATATGATTGCCATGAACGGCAACAATTAACGGAAACGGTCCCTTTCCTTCAGGATACCAAACCAATCCATTGAGCGGCATCTTATCTGGTCCGAAGCCAAATGTATCCGTTCGAATCGATGACCAGTTTTCTATAAAAGCAGACCCATTCACTGGTTTGGTCAAAAGAGATCCTCTCTGATTGAATTCTTTACGGTAGCTGTTCGTGCTACCATAAGACAATGTGTGTACTGGATATGATCCCTGTACAGTCGGATTCTCCAAATTTGTTTGGTAACGGTCTGCTGCTTTCATCATTTTTAGCCAGTACGGTTTCATCGGGTCCGCATGACCTTCATCTAGTAGCCAGTACATACCAGTGCCTATGAAAATCAAAACGATCATTGCTAACAAAATTGCGATCACTTTCGAAAAAAGCTTAACCTTCTGGTATTTCCCTACAAAGAACCGATAAAGAAGTGCCCCTAATACAGAAACCGCAATGATGATCGATACTACAACAATGGCAGTCAATGACAGTGGGCCAATGAAGCTGATGATCAACAAGCAAACCGAAGTAAGTGTCACCCAAATGTAACGTGTTGGCATTTTCTTGGCTATATGCAACACCCCTGCAATCACACCAGTTGCTAGAAAGATTCCGAGCAAGAAGATTAGTGCCCCAGTTAAGAAATCACCAAAACCATGTGTTCCCAACAAATAATATCCTTGGACAATGTAGATTAAAAACGAAACGGAAGCAAGTAATAAGCAAGCTCCCATCCACCCAGGCGTTAACGGATGGTTTTCCTTGATTTTATTTATAATCGATTTGACAGACCCTATCCTATCCAGTTCCGGTTTTGCCATAAGATCAACCTCTTTTCATCAGTGAATTCATGTATACACAAGACAGGTTTCATTATACGGATCAATCCTTTCACTCGACTTTCCGTTGTCTTACATTAACCTTACATGGAAGGAGTTTGACTTCACAGATCGAACTGAACGTAAATGAGGAGGAAAAACGTGCGTAAAACGATTTTAATTGTCGATGATGAGCCGGACATCGTTGACTTACTAAAACTGTTTTTGGAAAAGGAATACGTCATTTTGGAAGCAAGTAATGGTCAGGAGGCCATTCACTTATTTGCTCAAGCTTCAATCGATATAGCAATTATCGATATTATGATGCCGCATATTGACGGCTTTGAACTTCTTCAGTGGATTCGAAAACATTCTAAACTACCAGTTATTATTCTATCGGCGCGAAATCAAGACATGGATAAAATCGTCGGGCTTGGCTTGGGGGCAGATGATTTTATCTCAAAGCCGTTTAATCCATTAGAAGTAGTGGCACGCATCCAAGCTCAGCTACGCAGAACATATGAGTTCAATGAACCACTGCTGGTTCAACCAAGCGCTCGTGAGACATCTGTTGGCGATTTAACACTGGATCACGATGCTTGCCTCTTATATAAACGGGGAAAGGTGATTACCCTTAGTGCGATCGAATATAAACTTTTAAAGCTATTTATGGACAAACCTGGTCGAATATTTACGAAAAAACAAATATTTGAGAATGTCTGGTCCTACCAATATTTAGCCGATGACAACACAATCATGGTGCAAATTAGCCGATTGCGAGACAAAATTGAAGATTCTCCCCGCGTACCTACCTATTTGATAACAGTTCGTGGGCTTGGCTATCGATTTGCCAAAAAGGATGAGCTCAATGCGCCATAAACCAAAAATTTTCGACACGCTCGTCCGAAACTACATCTTCTTTTCCTTAACAGTAGGTGTTAGTGTATTTTTCCTACTCCTCTATTTTGTTGAGCGGACTAACCAGCAAATGCCTGATACAGAAACCCCTCAGTTAAAGGCGAGTGAGATCGTCCTGCAATATGATGCCAACATCCCTTCGAAAACACTAGAGGCATTTCATGGTTGGCTGGAGATTCTCGACGAAAACTTACAGATTGTAGATGTCAAAGGAAACAAGGTGGACCGCACAACTTCTTATTCAGAAAAGGAACTGAATAGTCTATTTTATGATGTAAAAGATAATCCCTATTATGTATCAATAGCTCCTTTTCGGACGAATGGAGGAAAGACTTGGTATGGGCTTGTCAAAATACCTAAAGACAACATCAGTATGGATTTTACAGTAAATGATGAGAAGGAAGAAATCTGGATAGTTTTTTGGCAGTCTTTATCAGAAACCGGACTCTTGTTTGCTCTTCTGTTTGGAATCAACGTCTATGTGTACAGCAGATGGACGGCTGTCAAAATCACGAATCCTTTAAATGAAATCACTTCAGGAATACGTAGTATTGCTGGCGGACGTTATCATGAACGACTACACTTTAAGGCTAGCTACGAGCTGGTACAAATTCAGGAAAATTTCAATTTAATGGCAGAAAAACTAGAAAATGCAGAAAAGGAAAAACTATTGTTAGAGGAAAGTAAGCAGCGCATGCTTGTTCATATATCCCATGACTTAAAAACTCCGATCACTACGATTCAAGGTTATGCAAAGGCGCTACAACTTGGTATGATTGAAGAGGAATCGAAGAAACAAAGAACGATTAGCCTCATCCACGACAAAGCCCAACTTGTTGCGGAGTTAATTGACGATGTGTTCGAGTTATTCAAACTCGATAGTTCAGACTACCCTCTTAAAACGCAAGCAGTGGACATCGCTGAATTTATTCGAGAAATTGCTGCCGAATATTATGACCAGTTCGAGGATAAGCAATTTTCTTTTGAATATGAAATTCCTTCGTGGGAAGTTATTGTTTTGTTTAATAGAAAGCTACTATATCGTGCCATCTCGAATCTGTTATCTAACGCGTTAAAATATAACCCGAAAGAAACGCATGTACGGGTCGCATTGATCGATGAAAGTAAAGAGATTCGTATTGAAGTTGTAGACAACGGGATCGGCATTCCAGATCATTGGCGAGACAAGGTGTTTGATGCGTTTGTCCGGGGCGATGCGGCGAGAAAAAGCGATGGCGGAACTGGGCTTGGGTTAACGATCGCTAAACATATTGTAGAAAAGCATGATGGTTGTCTTCGATTAAATACGAGCGATGGAACAACGAGGTTTGAAATAACACTACCAAAGATGGGATTTGATGTTTAGTCATGCAGCAATAGATAGAAAATAGCGGTAGTTACTTTTCATATGAAGATATAGTTAGTCATTCAACGAACTAGATCACTCTATCTATGACGATAACGATGTAAAGCCAAACTATTTTCAACCACACCAAGGAATATACTTAAACTAAAGGGCAGTTTAGTTTAAGTATATTCCTTCACAAAGCTATAGAAAAAGCCGATTATACTAGTTAGAAAAAAGAAATCGGCTTTTTTTCATCGAACCACACTTAAACACCAAATAATTTTCTGTATCGCTACCAATCGATTCGTTTTCTATCTCTAAAGAATTCCCCGTTAGGTCCTTCAGGTCCTGTAGTAGCTAACCAAAGGAGAGACTCAGCAGCTTGCTCAGGAGTTCTTGGAGCAGATGGTCCACCCATATCTGTACTTACCCAACCCGGATCGACCGCATTTATTTTGATATCACCATTGATTTCTGCAGCCACCAATCGTGTCAACCCATTTAGTGCAAATTTAGACAACTTATAAGCTCCTACTCCTGGATATGACATTTCGCTCATCGCCCCATATTCTGAGGAAACATTAATAATTCTCCCATAGCCTTGTTTTTCCATAATGGGAATAAAGGAACGGATTACATGGTAAATTCCATAGAAATTGGTAGCCATCGGGGTTAACATGATAAAAGTAGATAGAAGGATAGCAAGAACCCAAGAAGCAATAAAAAAAGCATTCCTTGAATTGATGTCTGAGAAAAATTTCAATAGCATTACCATTCAGGATATTTCTGACAGGGCAAATATTAACCGTGCAACTGTTTATCTTCATTACTTCGATAAATTTGATCTGTTGGATAAGATCATCGAAGAACATATCAGTAACATGGCTAAATTTTGTAAGTTAGAAGCTGAAATGGATTGGATTGAAGCGACTGTACTCTGCATGGAATATCTTGAAAGTAATTATTTATTTTTTTCGACGATGTTGGCAAGTGGAGGAGCTCCGTATTTTCGTAGCCGGTTTGTTCAACATAATATCGAAGAATTCAAAAAAGACGTAGATGTAACAAAAGGCACGAATCTCGGTCAAAATGAAGATATAGTTGCCGAATTTGTTGCAAATGCTTACGTAGGTGTAGTGGAATGGTGGCTAAAAAATGGCATGCCTTATCCACCGCAGGAAATGGCAGAAAAAGTGGGGGATTTATTAGACAGGATTATTTAGATTTATCGCATAAAAAATTTCTATTATTTATTTAGGAATGAGGAGGATAATGTGCCCTTTCCTCTTCAATAAAAATGTTGTATGTAAAAAGTTGCACTTAAACTAACGGGGCGTGTTAGTTGAACTAGAAATAAGAGGTTTTTAGGCTCGAGGATAAATCTAAGTTATTCAATTGAAGGGCGCGTTTATGTAGTAACAAAAAAGCGTAATTTCTCAGCATTAAATTGAGAAATTACGCTTTTTAATATTGAAAATTCCTTAACGTTGTTTTTCTGACGCTACCCCACGAAGTAATAGCTGAACTCTTCTTGTTTTGGTGGTAATTCTCATTAATACTTAACTCGTAACTCCCTTAGTCCTCTTATCAATAATCCTGGACGATATTCTATTTTGTTAGCAGGGATGGCTAGATCCAGATCCGGCATTCTGTCTATTAATACTCTAAATATTACTTCTCCCTCTAATCTCGCGAGTGGTGCTCCTAAACAAATATGAACTCCATGTCCAAACGCCATATGTTTATTAGGTGTTCTCGTGATGTCAAAAACATCCCCATTCTCGACCAAATCTTCATCTCGATTGATTGAAGCGAGCACTAAGAAAACGAAATCCCCTTTTTGTATCTGTTCGCCACCTAGTACAAGATCTTCACTGGCGAATCTGGTAGTCGTTATTTCTACAGGGCTGTAATACCGTAGTACCTCTTCTACTGCATTTGGAATCAACTTTGGATGGCTTTTCAGCTTATCCCACTGCTCTTTATTTTCCATAAACGCAAGGACACCGTTCCCTATTAGATTTACAGTAGTCTCATGTCCAGCGATGATAAGAAGGAAAATCATTGCGTATAATTCCTTCTCATCCAATTTATCTTCCTGTTCTTCTGCTTGAATCCAAAGAGAAATTAAATCATCTCGAATATCTTCTTTCCGCTCTGCTACTAGATTTTTTATGTAATCAAAGAACGCTTGATACTGAGGCTGGGCGTCTAGGATTGATTTTGGATTATTGGATGCTTCTACTATAGTATTGGACCATTTCCGGAATTGCTCGTGGTCCTCCTTAGGCACACCTAACATGTTTGCTATTACTAGAAATGGTAACGGAAAAGCAAGATCCTGAATAAGAGAAAACTCTCTTGTTCCTCTCTCTTCAATCGAATC encodes the following:
- a CDS encoding cytochrome P450 family protein, with protein sequence MTTNFNIFSPEFKKNAYAYYAKMRKNKPVCPVIMPNGNKAWFVTTYEHAVEVVKDPRFMKDPHEFYEKTNYHLFDDNYGEIMMSHLLNIDPPDHTRLRRLVQPSFTPQAIKARKELVEVLANQFIDSIEERGTREFSLIQDLAFPLPFLVIANMLGVPKEDHEQFRKWSNTIVEASNNPKSILDAQPQYQAFFDYIKNLVAERKEDIRDDLISLWIQAEEQEDKLDEKELYAMIFLLIIAGHETTVNLIGNGVLAFMENKEQWDKLKSHPKLIPNAVEEVLRYYSPVEITTTRFASEDLVLGGEQIQKGDFVFLVLASINRDEDLVENGDVFDITRTPNKHMAFGHGVHICLGAPLARLEGEVIFRVLIDRMPDLDLAIPANKIEYRPGLLIRGLRELRVKY
- a CDS encoding TetR/AcrR family transcriptional regulator, with translation MIKVDRRIARTQEAIKKAFLELMSEKNFNSITIQDISDRANINRATVYLHYFDKFDLLDKIIEEHISNMAKFCKLEAEMDWIEATVLCMEYLESNYLFFSTMLASGGAPYFRSRFVQHNIEEFKKDVDVTKGTNLGQNEDIVAEFVANAYVGVVEWWLKNGMPYPPQEMAEKVGDLLDRII
- a CDS encoding SDR family NAD(P)-dependent oxidoreductase yields the protein MATNFYGIYHVIRSFIPIMEKQGYGRIINVSSEYGAMSEMSYPGVGAYKLSKFALNGLTRLVAAEINGDIKINAVDPGWVSTDMGGPSAPRTPEQAAESLLWLATTGPEGPNGEFFRDRKRIDW
- a CDS encoding cytochrome P450 family protein, whose product is MKTTFNVFSPEFKKHAHFFYAQIRKNRPVYPAKMPDGNQAWFVTTYQHALEVVKDPRFIKDPHVFLENSIINAHHDNYREIIMSHMLNTDPPDHTRIRRLVQPSFTPQAIKARKEIIEALANKLIAQIEKRGTKEFSLIRDFAFPLPFLVIAKMLGVPSDDHEQFKMWSNTIIEALNDPKSIQKAQPHYQAFFDYIKDLVAERKRDLRDDLIASWIRAEEEGDKLNEKELYAMIFLLIIAGHETTVNLIGNGVLAFMENREQWEKLKENPDLIPNAVEEVLRYYSPVEVATTRWAKEDLVLGGEQISKGETVFLVLGSINRDENLVTNGDVFDISRTPNKHMAFGHGIHVCLGAPLARLEGEIVFRTLINKMPNLELAVPVEEIKYRPGILIRGVTELPVKY
- a CDS encoding nitric oxide synthase oxygenase, with the protein product MNKNMLFLEAASFIYSCYDELGKDLHETQRRVEEVKKEIEATGHYEHTYEELAHGAKMAWRNSNRCIGRLFWNRLDVFDARELDNAEDVYHSLLDHIQYATNDGEIRPCITVYKPEQQNGQVPVRIWNHQLVRYAGYETDQGIIGDSASVEFTKVCLELGWQGEGTHFDILPLVIQMNEGQPQYFDIPKDMVLEVPIQHPELDLFQDFPVKWYAVPIISEMRMEIGGINYVAAPFNGWYMGTEIGARNLSDDNRYNLLPVVAKEMGLDTSSSSSLWKDKALVELNVAVLHSFRKLGVTIVDHHTAAQQFKAFEKNEDKSGRATTGDWTWLIPPVSPATTHIFHRGYDNKDQKPNYYYQPVPYK
- a CDS encoding response regulator transcription factor; the encoded protein is MRKTILIVDDEPDIVDLLKLFLEKEYVILEASNGQEAIHLFAQASIDIAIIDIMMPHIDGFELLQWIRKHSKLPVIILSARNQDMDKIVGLGLGADDFISKPFNPLEVVARIQAQLRRTYEFNEPLLVQPSARETSVGDLTLDHDACLLYKRGKVITLSAIEYKLLKLFMDKPGRIFTKKQIFENVWSYQYLADDNTIMVQISRLRDKIEDSPRVPTYLITVRGLGYRFAKKDELNAP
- a CDS encoding HAMP domain-containing sensor histidine kinase; protein product: MRHKPKIFDTLVRNYIFFSLTVGVSVFFLLLYFVERTNQQMPDTETPQLKASEIVLQYDANIPSKTLEAFHGWLEILDENLQIVDVKGNKVDRTTSYSEKELNSLFYDVKDNPYYVSIAPFRTNGGKTWYGLVKIPKDNISMDFTVNDEKEEIWIVFWQSLSETGLLFALLFGINVYVYSRWTAVKITNPLNEITSGIRSIAGGRYHERLHFKASYELVQIQENFNLMAEKLENAEKEKLLLEESKQRMLVHISHDLKTPITTIQGYAKALQLGMIEEESKKQRTISLIHDKAQLVAELIDDVFELFKLDSSDYPLKTQAVDIAEFIREIAAEYYDQFEDKQFSFEYEIPSWEVIVLFNRKLLYRAISNLLSNALKYNPKETHVRVALIDESKEIRIEVVDNGIGIPDHWRDKVFDAFVRGDAARKSDGGTGLGLTIAKHIVEKHDGCLRLNTSDGTTRFEITLPKMGFDV
- a CDS encoding alpha/beta hydrolase, whose amino-acid sequence is MAKPELDRIGSVKSIINKIKENHPLTPGWMGACLLLASVSFLIYIVQGYYLLGTHGFGDFLTGALIFLLGIFLATGVIAGVLHIAKKMPTRYIWVTLTSVCLLIISFIGPLSLTAIVVVSIIIAVSVLGALLYRFFVGKYQKVKLFSKVIAILLAMIVLIFIGTGMYWLLDEGHADPMKPYWLKMMKAADRYQTNLENPTVQGSYPVHTLSYGSTNSYRKEFNQRGSLLTKPVNGSAFIENWSSIRTDTFGFGPDKMPLNGLVWYPEGKGPFPLIVAVHGNHIATDYSDPGYEYLGKLLASRGYIFVSIDQNFLNTSPYDDLFMFRVLEQENLARGWLILEHLKTWEKWNKIKSTPFFEKVDMSRIALIGHSRGGEAVTVATAFNQLDANPENGNIKFNYHFGIRSVISIAGTDQQYKPTGKPIFLKDLNYLAIQGSHDMDVSSFDSASQYSRINFSGGSDYFKSSVYIYRANHGQFNSKWGKIDGVGLGNKLYNIGQLMSQEEQQQAAKVLISSFLDATIKGKNEYKQIFQDIGYAQRWLPDTMYISNYWDSHTELISSFDEDINLESTTLTGGRLIGENLKAWKEEKVEMKFTSELYSAVRLEWNHEKTSNVPSYTADLTNSQLDVRNNSSVVFSMANADDEKSSEENDSLIDLTIKVVDKNGDQATLPLSSVTHLLPMLEGKIIKWPFTSFSPTKEPVFQNFSFRLADFQKVNPNFDPDQLSNISFVFDRSKKGTVLINDIGIRNKDVARRENILEKE